The Cygnus atratus isolate AKBS03 ecotype Queensland, Australia chromosome 7, CAtr_DNAZoo_HiC_assembly, whole genome shotgun sequence genome includes a window with the following:
- the CUEDC2 gene encoding CUE domain-containing protein 2 isoform X1: protein MELERIIRDTLTRFIQSHIPAADLSGMDDVFFSYITGVLEELGSPESSEETFDMDTFIEMMEAYIPGFAEIPSGDVCEMMFSLSERLGEARNKGELHSFSTKKPGQKAAEARSEAPSEDLTKGQEPGAGACNGERLCTPTDGAEAQEGDDLKDGTELLLEMFPACTVSQAEKALAMALGNLEEAVQLIVEEKVEIGTAGASVKELARPRRAPNHEELKQVILQKYMMVDSAEDQKTHRPAPPKEAPKKLIRYIDNQVVSTKGERYKDIKKPESEEMKKTYISLKPARKYKFH from the exons ATGGAGCTTGAAAGAATCATTCGAGACACACTGACACGTTTCATCCAGTCCCACATCCCTGCTGCAGACCTCAG TGGGATGgatgatgttttcttttcttacatcACGGGTGTCCTGGAAGAGCTGGGCTCACCAGAGTCCTCTGAGGAGACCTTTGACATGGACACCTTCATAGAAATGATGGAGGCTTACATTCCTGGCTTTGCAGAGATCCCCAG TGGGGATGTCTGTGAAATGATGTTCTCTCTCTCAGAAAGGCTTGGTGAAGCACGCAACAAAGGTGAATTACACAGTTTCAGCACAA AAAAACCTGGCCAAAAGGCTGCAGAAGCCAGGAGTGAAGCACCCTCTGAAGACCTGACCAAGGGCCAGGAGCCTGGAGCCGGAGCCTGCAATGGGGAAAGGCTGTGCACTCCAACAGACGGAGCCGAGGCCCAG GAAGGCGATGACTTGAAGGATGGCACGGAGCTGCTACTGGAGATGTTCCCTGCCTGTACCGTGAGCCAGGCAGAGAAGGCACTAGCCATGGCCCTGGGGAACTTGGAGGAGGCAGTGCAGCTAATTGTGGAAGAGAAGGTGGAAATTGGCACAGCAGGTGCAAGCGTGAAG GAACTGGCACGGCCCCGCAGAGCACCCAACCATGAGGAACTGAAGCAGGTTATCTTACAGAA ATACATGATGGTTGATAGTGCAGAAGATCAGAAAACACATCGGCCAGCTCCACCAAAAGAG GCTCCCAAGAAGCTGATCCGCTATATCGATAACCAGGTGGTGAGTACAAAGGGAGAGAGGTACAAAGACATCAAGAAGCCAGAGAGCgaggagatgaagaaaactTACATCAGCCTCAAACCAGCCAGGAAGTACAAGTTCCACTGA
- the CUEDC2 gene encoding CUE domain-containing protein 2 isoform X2 yields the protein MELERIIRDTLTRFIQSHIPAADLSGMDDVFFSYITGVLEELGSPESSEETFDMDTFIEMMEAYIPGFAEIPSGDVCEMMFSLSERLGEARNKEKPGQKAAEARSEAPSEDLTKGQEPGAGACNGERLCTPTDGAEAQEGDDLKDGTELLLEMFPACTVSQAEKALAMALGNLEEAVQLIVEEKVEIGTAGASVKELARPRRAPNHEELKQVILQKYMMVDSAEDQKTHRPAPPKEAPKKLIRYIDNQVVSTKGERYKDIKKPESEEMKKTYISLKPARKYKFH from the exons ATGGAGCTTGAAAGAATCATTCGAGACACACTGACACGTTTCATCCAGTCCCACATCCCTGCTGCAGACCTCAG TGGGATGgatgatgttttcttttcttacatcACGGGTGTCCTGGAAGAGCTGGGCTCACCAGAGTCCTCTGAGGAGACCTTTGACATGGACACCTTCATAGAAATGATGGAGGCTTACATTCCTGGCTTTGCAGAGATCCCCAG TGGGGATGTCTGTGAAATGATGTTCTCTCTCTCAGAAAGGCTTGGTGAAGCACGCAACAAAG AAAAACCTGGCCAAAAGGCTGCAGAAGCCAGGAGTGAAGCACCCTCTGAAGACCTGACCAAGGGCCAGGAGCCTGGAGCCGGAGCCTGCAATGGGGAAAGGCTGTGCACTCCAACAGACGGAGCCGAGGCCCAG GAAGGCGATGACTTGAAGGATGGCACGGAGCTGCTACTGGAGATGTTCCCTGCCTGTACCGTGAGCCAGGCAGAGAAGGCACTAGCCATGGCCCTGGGGAACTTGGAGGAGGCAGTGCAGCTAATTGTGGAAGAGAAGGTGGAAATTGGCACAGCAGGTGCAAGCGTGAAG GAACTGGCACGGCCCCGCAGAGCACCCAACCATGAGGAACTGAAGCAGGTTATCTTACAGAA ATACATGATGGTTGATAGTGCAGAAGATCAGAAAACACATCGGCCAGCTCCACCAAAAGAG GCTCCCAAGAAGCTGATCCGCTATATCGATAACCAGGTGGTGAGTACAAAGGGAGAGAGGTACAAAGACATCAAGAAGCCAGAGAGCgaggagatgaagaaaactTACATCAGCCTCAAACCAGCCAGGAAGTACAAGTTCCACTGA
- the CUEDC2 gene encoding CUE domain-containing protein 2 isoform X3: MELERIIRDTLTRFIQSHIPAADLSGMDDVFFSYITGVLEELGSPESSEETFDMDTFIEMMEAYIPGFAEIPSGDVCEMMFSLSERLGEARNKGELHSFSTKKPGQKAAEARSEAPSEDLTKGQEPGAGACNGERLCTPTDGAEAQEGDDLKDGTELLLEMFPACTVSQAEKALAMALGNLEEAVQLIVEEKVEIGTAGASVKELARPRRAPNHEELKQVILQKLPRS, encoded by the exons ATGGAGCTTGAAAGAATCATTCGAGACACACTGACACGTTTCATCCAGTCCCACATCCCTGCTGCAGACCTCAG TGGGATGgatgatgttttcttttcttacatcACGGGTGTCCTGGAAGAGCTGGGCTCACCAGAGTCCTCTGAGGAGACCTTTGACATGGACACCTTCATAGAAATGATGGAGGCTTACATTCCTGGCTTTGCAGAGATCCCCAG TGGGGATGTCTGTGAAATGATGTTCTCTCTCTCAGAAAGGCTTGGTGAAGCACGCAACAAAGGTGAATTACACAGTTTCAGCACAA AAAAACCTGGCCAAAAGGCTGCAGAAGCCAGGAGTGAAGCACCCTCTGAAGACCTGACCAAGGGCCAGGAGCCTGGAGCCGGAGCCTGCAATGGGGAAAGGCTGTGCACTCCAACAGACGGAGCCGAGGCCCAG GAAGGCGATGACTTGAAGGATGGCACGGAGCTGCTACTGGAGATGTTCCCTGCCTGTACCGTGAGCCAGGCAGAGAAGGCACTAGCCATGGCCCTGGGGAACTTGGAGGAGGCAGTGCAGCTAATTGTGGAAGAGAAGGTGGAAATTGGCACAGCAGGTGCAAGCGTGAAG GAACTGGCACGGCCCCGCAGAGCACCCAACCATGAGGAACTGAAGCAGGTTATCTTACAGAA GCTCCCAAGAAGCTGA
- the FBXL15 gene encoding F-box/LRR-repeat protein 15, with protein sequence MSAGRAEGGLLALPWEDVLVPHVLRHLPLRQLLSLRRVSRAFRELVRLYLANMRRFDSAQIGPAVPRAAFLTLLKDNKVLQQLALQSCSDWLTDRELLPVIRQNHHLHHIQLKGCAQLSCHALIAISLSCPNLRRLSLAHCEWVDSLSLRSLADHCKALEAVDLTACRQLKDEAICYLVQKCSRLKSLSLAVNANVGDVAVEETAKCCPELEHLDLTGCLRVKNDSIRVLAEYCPKLRSLKVKHCHNVAESSLSVLRSRGVELDVEPLPQTALVLLQDMAGFAPFINLQI encoded by the exons aTGAGCGCCGGCCGTGCCGAGGGCGGGCTGCTGGCCCTGCCCTGGGAGGACGTCCTGGTGCCGCACGTCCTCCGCCACCTGCCGCTGCGGCAGCTGCTGAGCCTGCGGAGGGTGAGCAGGGCCTTCCGCGAGCTCGTCCGCCTCTACCTGGCCAACATGCGCCGCTTCGACTCCGCGCAG ATCGGACCTGCCGTCCCCAGAGCCGCTTTCCTTACCCTGCTGAAGGACAacaaggtgctgcagcagctggcgCTCCAGAGCTGCTCCGACTGGCTGACggacagggagctgctgccggTCATCAGGCAGAACCACCACCTGCACCACATCCAGCTGAAGGGCTGCGCCCAGCTCAGCTGCCACGCGCTGATAGCCATCTCGCTGAGCTGCCCCAACCTGCGGCGGCTCTCCCTGGCTCACTGCGAGTGGGTGGACAGCCTGTCTCTGCGCAGCCTGGCCGACCACTGCAAGGCGCTGGAGGCCGTGGACCTGACGGCCTGCCGGCAGCTGAAGGACGAGGCCATCTGCTACCTGGTGCAGAAGTGCAGCAGGCTCAAGTCTCTGTCGCTGGCTGTCAATGCCAACGTGGGCGACGTGGCTGTGGAGGAGACCGCCAAGTGCTGCCCCGAGCTGGAGCACCTGGACCTCACCGGGTGTCTGAGAGTCAAGAATGACTCCATCAG GGTCCTGGCTGAGTACTGTCCCAAGCTGCGCTCGCTTAAGGTGAAGCACTGCCACAACGTGGCTGAGTCCAGCCTGAGCGTCCTCCGAAGCCGTGGAGTAGAGCTGGATGTGGAGCCTCTGCCGCAGACGGCTCTCGTTCTCCTGCAGGACATGGCTGGCTTTGCCCCTTTCATTAACCTCCAGATCTAG